The Pontibacter sp. SGAir0037 DNA segment AGCCGATACCTTCCTGATTACCTATACCGGCACCATGACGGAGAACTACAACATAGATGTTTTTCTGAAGGTGCTCGCTCACCTGATGTCGGCTCATAGCGAGATCAACTATAAGCTTCGTTTTGTAGGCAAGGTATCGGATGGGGTAAAACAACGGATAGAAAAAGCAGGTGTGCTGGGCATCACCGAGTTTATACCGTATGTACCGCATCAGGAAGCCATTAAGTATTTGATGGAAAGCACTATATTACTGTTGGCAATTGCTGATGTTGCCACTGTATATGCCAACGTGCCGGGCAAGCTGTTTGAATACCTGGCCTCTAACAAGCCTATAGTTTGCCTCGGCCCCGTCCATTCCGATGCCGACCGGATAATTGACGAATGCGGCGCAGGCCGGCTTTTCCATTATACAGCCTACGACCTTATGCTGGACCACATGACCCAGATGAGCAAGGCCTGGAAAATAAACCCGAACCTGGACCTCCCTTTCATGAATCACGCCCAGTACTCCCGAAGAGGATTAGCAGGAGAACTGGCAGCTGTTATACAGCAACTGGTGGATAAGGAGTAGACCGGCAGGATTCCGTTTCGCCTATAATTTGCGTAACTTGCACTAAAATTCGGGTGACCTTTAGGCTGCCTTTGTATGAAGCATAAAATATCAGAATGGCATTAGATCTTAATCATAAATCTATATTAGTAACAGGCGGCACAGGTTCGTTCGGCAAAAAATTTATACAAATGGTATATGAGCGTTTCCCGCAGGTGAAGCGCCTTGTTATTTACTCCCGCGACGAACTGAAACAGTTTGAAATGTCGCAGGTATTTCCGCACAGCAAATACAATTCCATCCGCTTTTTTATAGGTGATGTGCGCGATGGGGAGCGTTTTAAACGCGCCTGTGAAGGAATTGATATCATTGTGCATGCTGCTGCGCTTAAGCAGGTGCCCGCTGCCGAGTATAACCCCATGGAGTGCATCAAAACCAATGTGCTGGGCGCTGAAAATGTTATCAATGCAGCGCTTGATTGTGGAGTAAAAGATGTGGTGGCGCTTTCAACTGACAAGGCTGCGGCTCCAATTAACCTGTATGGCGCCACTAAGCTCTGCTCCGACAAACTGTTTGTAGCGGCTAACAACATGAAAGGCAAGCGGGATATCCGTTTCTCTGTTGTGCGCTATGGCAACGTGATCGGCTCCAGGGGCTCTGTGGTTCCTTTCTTCTTGAGCAAACGTAAAGATGGGGTTCTCCCGATCACTCACCCCGACATGACCCGTTTTAATATCTCTCTGGAAGAAGGTGTAGAGCTGGTTTTTCATGCACTGGAGAAACACTGGGGTGGCGAAATATTTGTACCTAAAATTCCATCTTACCGCATTACAGATGTAGCAGAGGCCATTGGCCCGGATTGCAGGCAGGAAGAAGTAGGCATACGGCCAGGCGAGAAACTGCACGAAGAAATGATCACCGAAACCGATTCACTGAACACGGTAGAGCTGGAGAACAATTATGTAATCTTACCCTCCACACCCACCTGGAGCATTGAGGAATTTCTGAAGGCACATCATGGTAAAATGGTGGAAATGGGCTTTAAGTATAACTCTGGTACCAATACCGATTGGCTGACAGTAGCGCAACTGCGTGAGCAGATCAGGAAACACGTAGACCCGAATTTCACAGTGTAAATTTCGGGAATTATGAATTAAAAATTAGAAGTCATGCTTCCTGGAAACTTTGAACAAGCCTTTGTAGCCGGTAATATTTTCGCCACTGCTGTACATACATATCAACTACTGAAAGAACCAGGAATGCCTCCTGCGCGGGGTCTGATAAGGAATAATCATGTATGAGCGCACTTACCACGGGTATCCTTTTTATCTCCGCCCCATTCATAATTTCTAATTCATAATTTATAATTATTTTAAAATGCCCCAGAATTCAGAACTCAGAACTCCGGACTTCCCTGTTATCCCTTACGGCCGCCAGCACATTACCCGGGAGGACATAGAGGCTGTGATAGAAACCCTGCAGTCGGATTACCTGACACAGGGGCCAAAGGTAGCTGCGTTTGAACAGGCTTTTGCGCAGTATGTGGGAGCTCAATACGCGGTGGCTGTAGCCAACGGTACGGCAGCATTGCATCTTTGCGCTTTGGCACTGGATGTAAAAGAGAGTTCCAGAGTTATCACGACACCCATTACCTTCGTGGCTTCAGCTAACTGCATCCGGTATTGCGGAGGAACGGTGGAGTTTGCCGACATTGATCCAGGAACGGCGTTGCTGGACATTGTCAAGGTACGGGAACTACTGGAGAGCAAGCCTGAGGGCTACTACAGTGGCCTTATACCCGTTACCTTTGCAGGCAACCCTGTAAACCTGGAGGCATACAGAAAATTGGCAGA contains these protein-coding regions:
- the pseB gene encoding UDP-N-acetylglucosamine 4,6-dehydratase (inverting) — encoded protein: MALDLNHKSILVTGGTGSFGKKFIQMVYERFPQVKRLVIYSRDELKQFEMSQVFPHSKYNSIRFFIGDVRDGERFKRACEGIDIIVHAAALKQVPAAEYNPMECIKTNVLGAENVINAALDCGVKDVVALSTDKAAAPINLYGATKLCSDKLFVAANNMKGKRDIRFSVVRYGNVIGSRGSVVPFFLSKRKDGVLPITHPDMTRFNISLEEGVELVFHALEKHWGGEIFVPKIPSYRITDVAEAIGPDCRQEEVGIRPGEKLHEEMITETDSLNTVELENNYVILPSTPTWSIEEFLKAHHGKMVEMGFKYNSGTNTDWLTVAQLREQIRKHVDPNFTV